From a region of the Phragmites australis chromosome 21, lpPhrAust1.1, whole genome shotgun sequence genome:
- the LOC133903130 gene encoding GATA transcription factor 1-like, which produces MVVVDVLNSNSAAAVADELFGDADLQTFFDKAALEVKDGGGGGEEEELEWLSNKDAFPALETMAPVGERPRTKGVRRPRQVVAWSGRWCQHCGTESTPLWCDGQEGRCTLCNTCGVRYRSGRLLPEYRPAKSPTFSPELHSNIHRRIIERRRRREESMKASDGKEKGGEEPEWLLNKGAFPAVETMAPAGVRPRTKGVWRPQRWCQHCGTEETPLWREGPKGRGTLCNACGVRYRSGRLVPEYRLVNSPTFSPGLHSNIHSRVIEMCRRREESDKASPAADSDT; this is translated from the exons atggtggtggtggacgtgCTCAACAGCAACTCGGCAGCGGCAGTCGCGGATGAGCTCTTCGGCGACGCCGACCTCCAAACCTTCTTTGACAAAGCG GCATTGGAGGTGAAggatggtggcggtggaggtgaggaggaggagttggAGTGGCTGTCGAACAAGGACGCATTCCCAGCACTGGAGACGATGGCGCCAGTGGGGGAGCGGCCGCGGACGAAAGGCGTGCGGCGGCCTCGACAGGTGGTGGCGTGGAGCGGGCGATGGTGCCAGCACTGCGGGACGGAGAGCACGCCGCTATGGTGCGATGGCCAGGAGGGGCGCTGCACGCTGTGTAACACGTGCGGAGTGCGGTACAGGAGCGGCCGCCTGTTGCCGGAGTACCGGCCAGCGAAAAGCCCAACTTTCTCCCCAGAGCTGCACTCCAACATCCACAGACGCATCATcgagaggcgccgccgccgggagGAGTCGATGAAGGCCTCCGACGGCAAGGAGAAGGGGGGAGAAGAGCCGGAGTGGCTGTTGAACAAAGGCGCGTTCCCAGCGGTGGAGACGATGGCGCCAGCGGGGGTGCGGCCGCGGACGAAGGGCGTGTGGCGGCCCCAGCGGTGGTGCCAGCACTGCGGGACGGAGGAGACGCCACTGTGGCGCGAGGGCCCTAAGGGGCGTGGCACGCTGTGCAACGCGTGCGGCGTGCGGTACAGGAGCGGTCGTCTGGTGCCAGAGTACCGTCTGGTGAACAGCCCCACCTTCTCTCCGGGGCTACACTCCAACATCCACAGCCGCGTCATCGAGATGTgccggcggcgggaggagtcggACAAggcctcccccgccgccgatAGCGACACGTGA